Proteins from one Anopheles nili chromosome 2, idAnoNiliSN_F5_01, whole genome shotgun sequence genomic window:
- the LOC128731380 gene encoding NADH dehydrogenase [ubiquinone] 1 alpha subcomplex subunit 6: MASREAVRRTVQSVRPILSVDREEARKRVLNLYKAWYRQIPYIVMDYDIPKSVEQCREKLREEFLRHKNVTDIRVIDMLVIKGQMELKESVEIWKQKAHIMRYWKESQEPKPTDFLSKFLSGQN, translated from the exons ATGGCTAGCCGCGAAGCTGTAAGGCGGACGGTGCAATCCGTGCGCCCGATCCTGTCGGTTGACCGTGAGGAAGCCCGCAAGCGTGTGCTGAACCTCTACAAAGCCTGGTATCGTCAAATTCCGTACATCG TGATGGACTACGACATCCCGAAGTCGGTTGAGCAGTGCCGGGAGAAGTTGCGGGAAGAATTCCTACGGCATAAAAATGTCACCGATATTCGCGTGATCGATATGCTCGTCATCAAGGGACAAATGGAACTGAAAGAATCAGTCGAAATTTGGAAGCAGAAGGCACACATTATGCGCTACTGGAAGGAAAGCCaggaaccgaaaccgaccgacTTTCTGTCCAAATTCCTGTCCGGACAGAACTAG
- the LOC128732273 gene encoding unconventional myosin heavy chain 6 encodes MAVPVFLEGRIGSTPDKGVPDMTCISDIDENGINRNLKVRYERDQIYTYTGSILIAVNPYKEIDCYTQDFVAKYHGQKLGLLEPHVFAMAEAAYRNIRDNNTNQSCVISGESGAGKTETTKFILQYLCSVTCDVSTWVQQQILEANTILEAFGNAKTIRNDNSSRFGKFMQVCFDSKWCIKGCIIQDYLLEQSRITFQSPGERNYHVLYQLVAEGHTNKELATALHLRDASFYRYLNSSSGTGNTESGADQPALEIATESKRFEALRLAFNVLQISQPLIDGIFRVLSAIMWLGNLNFADVDGERCELAPEDDEIVKIVAQLLGLQEADLVQVLLKRQINVRGNITEIPLKLQEAGENRHAMAKALYSRTFAWLISHINTCINPGQDAFRFLGVLDIFGFENFNSNSFEQLCINYTNEKLHKFFNHYVFALEQEIYRQEEIKFSHIQFTDNTQCLELIEKPPRCILKLLTEQCHMPKGSDTAYLTNLHSEFELHGSYVKGQDRRHWESEFGIKHYAGCVSYTVKGFVDKNRDVQQDVLFDHMSRSANTFVQEISSFQDLLSIQHVQSVSSATSTVSRGTSKGKLTVSDTFRQQLQALVDVLQSTNPWYVRCIKPNSEKLPNDYDDQLVLDQLRYLGMLDIIRIRREGFPVHLTFDDFVQKYQCLTKRFRNMSSQDQALAVIRELNVPTTEWQMGRTKVFLRSVVHEPLEDARKQVINSKALIIQRNWKRFSQQRQYRKLRSAGLKIQHAYKGWKLRIEFLKKRRAAIVIQSHLRGVFAREVATALREMRRVDEEMRKRERLEAERREREAAQAEADKKALEESERVAKEEILALSQMAEQINSKLHSQQHVANNNSRLVQASLLQNGPGSDKGAGPLQPGGARGAGSASLQSNDSVDLDNLFAFLSEVQPNANANAIIDEIGEKMDNLVEDLDVELESVIQQEIEGLTSERNNNVSAAPTAKGAMVNGTCTGTNNAISNNNNINNNNSQNKPTTPKPMGGTPSLPEPTMPPPPPPIENNNHTLPAAAQPHHPATLHHTRRHEEPIYEAVIHLKELPPPPLEGHEKVPPIPQHQAPTPSMISQHQSVAPPPPVHAHQQPVPPPHAHHAPSHLPTQTGSLHQGHTEAPQPPPHAHAAPSHAYVHLENGTAGHKLRPKSPAVIRSASPIQRTGSTGPMSPSSPKHSRPSSRASSTGGGHPFAEREQRRKYRVEKKLQEMQQLDITEREKELLRDDVYYDILEFAESFYNTHERSPEGTIMATLTRKGRKSVDMVPKYEMITYYRGTTIPSSHIHMYDPENVTIACNIFRDLCKYIRGELNNERELQVIQFIIGQGIEREELRDEIFVQCMRQATNNPSVDWTDRVWLLLCLTIVAFQPSKLLFRYFVSFLKKNLESLEGKLRQYVQWCLDNCKNTKVRCRQYPPSSVEVAAMRRLGTIVCRFFFLDGRTKAIDVHPTDTASDAVAKLAEKLGLCNIEGWAIYQSRPDGEEHVKSHDYLYDIIAAWEAKQTKIHASNATLRKNATTLGSGENRFVFKKRLFKSTRELSQDPVEVNMLYAQAVYSVVKCDDFPVSEKVALQLAGLQAQVALGDPSNQPKPEYYSDVPSYLPERISKTREEQFWVPILAQAHRQYGSGRTELTAKVLYLSCVMQYPLYGTTMFAVSYRGYWSYGNSLILGVNCEGIILIKPDDKFVLYEFRYAEVESIMLDPSDSFITISLNRHTSTSNDQQRCFVFETAQKNEIGSLIVSYYPALSNWITENEVPPKKSKGITNEDRVRLHHNLVVCRRHLVDAEILRKPQDPSGGFLRNTLRRLSKHRLEKLRAEHGSPVHDHGETYKGFPHAYWAFSRQALPQSLSKLPDQEEQAMLQVFNSILTYAGLGQNGETVQRAEDEHITLIQSIMDRCMRKESLLNELYLQLIKQTTDHPDPNSRVNLRHWALLSLACSVILPPQKVVRKYLLGHLKRCASDFITEEGKYARFAEKCFFKTQGTRRRQWPPSREEIICTINRRPIYARFHFMDGQYHSVEFHPSSTSREVMEIVKKKIGLQENALGYAIYEVLGASERSLLPDEKVADVMSKWEKYRTAAAQAVQQNQSSNLPPACRRQHHLFLFKKHLFCDQYMNLDDPVEKELLYHQVLHGLRTERFPITEMEAIMLTALQGQLELGDSSDVVQDYRPIAAHCLPPRFVPNIPRDSVAMHHQSLRGTTPAEAKKSFLNLIQSWPLHKATIFDVMQSFTSNWPRMLWLAVDQKGLHLLEHRSRNTLCTYDYQSILSFSPNMNCLMIITGSDKKQSKVILTTAQAFQIANLIREYMEVLQRQQSHTDDTQKENLSTGANQPPGARPEHPPLVPPHNQPLPPPHQHLTAQQQNVVGATDLRKGGQRPPSMLLRQSSAALVAPQPS; translated from the exons GATTTTGTCGCCAAATATCATGGCCAGAAGCTGGGCCTGCTGGAACCACACGTCTTTGCCATGGCAGAGGCAGCTTATCGCAATATCCGCGACAACAACACAAACCAATCTTGTGTCATATCTGGTGAATCAGGTGCCGGTAAAACGGAAACAACCAAGTTTATTCTGCAGTACCTGTGCTCGGTTACCTGTGACGTGTCCACCTGGGTGCAACAGCAGATTCTGGAGGCTAACACCATCCTGGAAGCATTCGGGAACGCGAAAACCATTCGCAACGATAACAGTTCCCGCTTCGGAAAGTTCATGCAAGTCTGTTTCGATTCGAAATGGTGCATCAAGGGCTGCATCATTCAAGACTACTTACTCGAGCAATCGCGAATAACCTTTCAAAGTCCGGGCGAACGGAACTATCACGTGCTCTATCAGCTGGTCGCGGAAGGACATACCAACAAGGAACTAGCGACCGCGCTTCATCTCCGAGATGCGTCGTTTTATCGGTATTTGAATTCATCCAGCGGCACCGGTAATACGGAATCGGGTGCTGACCAACCGGCGCTAGAAATTGCCACCGAGTCAAAGCGTTTCGAGGCATTGCGCCTGGCGTTTAATGTGCTACAAATCTCTCAGCCACTGATAGACGGTATTTTTCGCGTTCTAAGTGCCATAATGTGGCTGGGTAATCTAAACTTCGCCGACGTCGATGGAGAACGGTGCGAGCTTGCGCCAGAGGATGATGAGATAGTGAAAATCGTAGCACAGTTGCTCGGATTGCAAGAGGCAGACTTGGTGCAGGTGCTGCTGAAACGACAGATCAACGTACGCGGAAACATAACCGAGATCCCTTTAAAACTGCAAGaagcgggagaaaatcgtCACGCGATGGCTAAAGCACTGTATTCACGCACATTCGCCTGGTTAATCAGCCATATTAACACGTGCATCAACCCGGGCCAGGATGCTTTCCGGTTTCTGGGTGTGCTGGATATATTTGGCTTCGAGAACTTTAACTCCAACTCGTTCGAGCAGCTTTGCATTAACTACACAAATGAAAAACTTCACAAATTCTTCAACCATTACGTGTTTGCGTTGGAGCAAGAAATT TACCGCCAAGAGGAAATCAAATTCTCCCACATTCAGTTTACAGATAACACGCAATGTTTGGAACTCATCGAAAAACCCCCGCGATGTATCCTCAAGTTGCTAACTGAACAGTGCCATATGCCGAAAGGGTCAGATACAGCGTACCTCACGAACCTTCACAGTGAATTTGAATTGCATGGTAGCTACGTGAAAGGTCAGGATCGCCGCCATTGGGAATCTGAATTTGGCATCAAGCACTATGCGGGGTGCGTAAGTTATACTGTAAAGGGCTTTGTCGATAAAAACCGTGACGTGCAGCAGGACGTTCTCTTCGATCATATGAGCCGGAGTGCGAACACGTTCGTGCAGGAGATTTCGTCCTTCCAGGATCTGCTGTCTATTCAGCATGTCCAATCTGTGTCATCCGCTACCAGCACTGTATCCCGGGGTACATCGAAAGGCAAGCTAACCGTCAGTGACACTTTCCGCCAACAATTGCAAGCGCTTGTTGATGTGCTACAGAGTACCAATCCATGGTACGTGCGTTGCATCAAACCGAACTCCGAAAAATTGCCGAACGACTACGACGACCAACTGGTGTTGGATCAACTGCGTTACTTAGGCATGCTTGACATAATTCGAATCCGACGCGAAGGATTCCCTGTGCATTTGACATTTGATGATTTCGTGCAAAAGTATCAATGCCTGACGAAGCGGTTCCGAAACATGTCCAGCCAGGATCAGGCACTGGCTGTGATACGTGAGCTGAACGTTCCTACCACCGAATGGCAGATGGGACGCACGAAAGTCTTCCTGCGCAGCGTGGTACACGAGCCGCTCGAGGATGCTCGGAAGCAAGTGATTAATTCCAAGGCACTAATCATTCAGCGAAACTGGAAGCGATTTAGTCAGCAACGACAATACAGAAAACTTCGTTCGGCCGGGCTCAAGATACAACACGCGTATAAGGGCTGGAAGCTGCGAATCGAGTTTCTCAAAAAACGACGTGCTGCCATCGTCATCCAAAGTCATTTGCGGGGTGTGTTTGCAAGAGAAGTCGCCACTGCGTTACGTGAAATGCGTCGCGTCGATGAAGAAATGCGTAAACGCGAACGACTCGAAGCCGAGCGTCGGGAACGAGAAGCGGCACAAGCAGAAGCCGACAAAAAGGCACTGGAGGAGAGCGAAAG GGTTGCGAAAGAAGAAATTCTCGCTTTATCGCAAATGGCAGAGCAGATAAACTCGAAGCTGCACTCACAACAGCATGTTGCTAACAATAACAGTCGCCTTGTGCAAGCTTCGCTGTTGCAGAACGGACCCGGTAGTGACAAGGGTGCCGGCCCGCTGCAACCCGGTGGTGCCAGAGGGGCTGGATCCGCCAGTCTGCAGAGCAACGATTCGGTTGATCTGGacaatttgtttgcttttctcagCGAGGTGCAGCCGAATGCAAATGCGAACGCGATAATTGATGAGATTGGAGAGAAAATGGACAACCTGGTTGAAGATTTGGACGTCGAACTGGAATCGGTGATCCAGCAGGAAATTGAAGGGTTGACAAGCGAACGGAACAACAACGTATCCGCAGCACCCACTGCGAAGGGTGCAATGGTAAATGGTACCTGTACAGGTACCAATAATGCCAttagcaacaacaataacattAACAATAATAATAGCCAAAATAAGCCAACAACTCCTAAACCGATGGGCGG GACTCCTTCGCTTCCAGAACCGACTATGccgccaccgcctccaccgATTGAAAACAACAATCATAcccttccagcagcagcacagccACATCATCCTGCCACGCTCCATCACACTCGACGTCACGAGGAACCTATTTACGAGGCTGTTATCCATCTGAAGGAGCTACCACCTCCGCCATTAGAAGGGCATGAAAAGGTGCCACCGATTCCACAACATCAGGCTCCAACGCCATCAATGATCTCTCAGCACCAATCGGTAGCTCCTCCGCCACCGGTGCACGCCCATCAACAACCGGTTCCACCACCGCATGCGCACCACGCCCCATCTCACCTTCCAACACAGACTGGATCGCTACATCAGGGGCATACCGAAGccccacaaccaccaccacatgcTCACGCTGCGCCTAGTCACGCTTACGTTCATCTGGAGAATGGAACCGCAGGTCACAAGCTGCGTCCAAAAAGTCCTGCCGTTATACGATCTGCTAGTCCTATTCAACGGACCGGCTCCACTGGTCCGATGAGTCCTTCTTCCCCCAAGCACAGTCGGCCAAGCTCGCGAGCATCCTCTACTGGTGGTGGACATCCGTTCGCAGAGCGTGAGCAACGTCGAAAATATCGCGTCGAGAAAAAACTTCAAGAAATGCAGCAATTAGACATCaccgaaagggaaaaggaGTTGCTTAGAGACGACGTATACTACGATATTCTGGAGTTTGCCGAAAGCTTTTATAATACCCACGAGCGATCTCCCGAGGGAACGATAATGGCTACATTAACGCGGAAGGGCCGCAAGTCTGTCGATATGGTGCCGAAATACGAAATGATTACGTACTACCGCGGCACAACGATCCCATCATCGCATATACATATGTACGATCCGGAGAACGTAACAATCGCTTGCAATATTTTCCGTGACTTGTGCAAGTACATTCGTGGCGAGTTGAACAACGAGCGTGAGCTGCAGGTCATTCAGTTTATCATCGGGCAGGGTATAGAACGCGAGGAGCTTCGTGACGAGATCTTTGTCCAATGTATGCGTCAGGCCACAAACAATCCAAGCGTGGATTGGACCGACCGCGTTTGGTTGTTGCTCTGCCTCACGATTGTCGCTTTTCAGCCAAGCAAGTTGCTCTTCCGTTATTTCGTAAGTTTTCTGAAGAAAAATCTCGAATCACTCGAAGGCAAGCTACGCCAGTATGTGCAATGGTGTTTGGATAATTGCAAAAATACCAAAGTTCGATGCCGCCAGTATCCCCCATCAAGTGTGGAAGTTGCG GCTATGAGACGACTCGGAACTATCGTTTGCCGGTTCTTTTTCCTTGATGGACGCACGAAAGCTATCGACGTTCATCCAACCGATACTGCAAGCGACGCTGTAGCTAAATTGGCGGAAAAGCTAGGACTTTGTAACATCGAAGGTTGGGCAATCTATCAATCGCGTCCAGATGGAGAGGAGCATGTTAAATCACATGATTATTTATACGACATCATCGCTGCTTGGGAAGC CAAGCAGACAAAGATTCATGCTTCCAATGCGACGCTGCGTAAAAACGCGACTACCCTGGGTTCCGGTGAAAATCGTTTCGTGTTTAAGAAGCGTTTATTCAAAAGCACTCGTGAGCTCTCACAAGACCCGGTGGAAGTTAATATGCTGTACGCGCAAGCCGTTTACAGCGTAGTGAAG tgcgACGATTTTCCGGTATCAGAAAAGGTTGCTCTTCAGCTTGCCGGTTTGCAGGCACAAGTTGCCCTCGGGGATCCGTCGAACCAACCGAAGCCGGAGTATTACTCAGACGTGCCAAGCTACCTTCCGGAGCGCATCTCGAAAACTCGTGAAGAACAGTTCTGGGTACCGATACTGGCCCAAGCTCATCGACAGTACGGTTCAGGACGTACGGAGCTAACGGCAAAGGTGTTGTACCTGTCGTGTGTCATGCAGTACCCACTGTATGGCACGACGATGTTTGCCGTGTCCTACCGTGGCTATTGGAGCTATGGCAACAGTCTGATCCTCGGCGTGAACTGTGAGGGAATCATCCTAATCAAACCGGATGATAAGTTCGTTTTGTACGAGTTCCGTTACGCTGAGGTGGAATCGATCATGCTCGATCCGAGCGATAGTTTCATAACAATCAGCCTGAACCGCCATACAAGTACGAGCAACGATCAGCAGCGATGCTTTGTGTTTGAAACGGCACAAAAGAATGAAATCGGATCGCTGATCGTGTCATACTATCCAGCCCTCTCGAACTGGATAACGGAGAACGAGGTACCACCGAAGAAGAGCAAGGGTATTACGAACGAGGATCGTGTTCGATTGCATCACAACTTGGTCGTGTGCAGGCGGCACTTGGTAGATGCGGAAATTTTACGCAAACCACAGGATCCAAGCGGTGGGTTCCTGCGCAATACACTGCGTCGGCTTTCGAAACATCGATTGGAAAAGCTGCGCGCCGAGCATGGTAGTCCGGTGCATGATCATGGTGAAACGTACAAGGGTTTCCCGCACGCATACTGGGCATTCAGTCGCCAGGCACTGCCACAAAGTCTGAGCAAGCTGCCCGATCAAGAGGAGCAGGCTATGCTGCAAGTATTCAATTCGATTCTCACCTACGCCGGTCTCGGACAAAACG GCGAAACAGTTCAGCGTGCAGAAGATGAACACATTACGCTCATACAATCGATCATGGATCGTTGCATGCGCAAGGAATCCCTTCTGAATGAACTGTATCTGCAGCTGATCAAGCAAACGACCGACCATCCCGATCCTAATTCCCGTGTCAACTTGCGTCACTGGGCGCTGCTGTCGCTAGCGTGTAGTGTCATACTACCGCCACAGAAGGTAGTGCGCAAGTACTTGCTCGGTCATCTCAAACGTTGTGCTAGTGATTTCATCACCGAGGAGGGCAAATATGCACGTTTTGCGGAGAAATGTTTCTTCAAAACGCAGGGCACTCGGCGACGCCAATGGCCACCGTCGCGGGAAGAGATCATTTGTACAATCAACCGACGGCCAATCTATGCGCGGTTCCACTTCATGGACGGGCAGTATCATTCGGTCGAGTTCCACCCAAGCTCGACCTCTCGAGAGGTGATGGAAATCGTGAAGAAAAAGATCGGTCTTCAGGAAAATGCACTAG GCTATGCTATCTACGAAGTGTTGGGAGCATCGGAACGCAGCTTATTGCCGGACGAAAAGGTTGCTGATGTTATGtcaaaatgggaaaaatacCGTACTGCGGCCGCACAGGCAGTACAACAAAATCAGAGTTCCAACTTACCACCCGCCTGCCGCCGGCAGCATCATCTGTTTCTCTTCAAGAAACATCTGTTCTGCGATCAGTACATGAACCTGGACGACCCCGTCGAAAAGGAATTGCTCTACCACCAGGTGCTACACGGTTTGCGTACCGAACGTTTTCCAATCACCGAAATGGAGGCT ATTATGTTAACTGCTCTACAAGGACAACTTGAGCTGGGAGACAGTTCCGACGTGGTTCAGGACTATCGGCCTATCGCAGCCCACTGCTTACCGCCACGTTTCGTTCCCAACATCCCGCGCGACAGTGTAGCAATGCATCACCAGAGCCTGCGAGGCACCACACCggcggaagcgaaaaaatcCTTCCTGAATCTCATCCAAAGCTGGCCCCTGCATAAGGCCACCATATTTGACGTGATGCAATCTTTCACCTCCAACTGGCCGCGAATGCTATGGCTAGCAGTTGACCAAAAGGGCCTGCATTTGCTTGAGCATCGCTCACGAAACACGCTATGCACGTACGATTATCAATCGATACTTTCTTTCTCGCCCAACATGAACTGTCTCATGATAATCACTGGGTCCgataaaaaacaatcgaaagtCATCCTTACAACGGCACAG GCTTTCCAAATTGCAAATCTCATCCGAGAATACATGGAGGTACTTCAGCGGCAACAGTCACACACGGATGATACGCAGAAGGAGAATTTGTCAACTGGCGCTAACCAGCCTCCCGGTGCACGTCCCGAACATCCTCCACTTGTTCCACCGCACAATCAACCTCTTCCGCCGCCACATCAGCATCTTACGGCTCAACAACAGAATGTTGTTGGTGCGACGGACCTCCGGAAAGGAGGCCAACGTCCTCCTTCGATGTTGCTACGCCAGTCTAGTGCTGCTTTAGTAGCGCCGCAACCAAGTTAG